The following are encoded together in the Planococcus antarcticus DSM 14505 genome:
- a CDS encoding ABC transporter permease produces MSNFMNLIWNEQIKLYAKKSTWIMFAVLAVIALGGGLLTKFMDTESNFKEYGENWQAEVQEENVQLAAEMEEDEFLEFSNPIIIEENNYYLENNIKPQPYDGWEYVLENSFLSSLISLFTIIVAAGIISNEFKWGTIKLLLIRPISRTKILFAKYASVLIFALSLLLFLLVASWITGALLFGLNGLNPSIVQQQAGGFAQNGALGEIVQAYGLSLVTLVMMATFAFMISAIFRSSGMAIGLAIFLMMAGNAIVAFLAQYEWSKYILFANTNLEQYMGGGEPMIEGMTLTFSLVVLLVYFALFLGAAWTAFTKRDIAGQ; encoded by the coding sequence TTGAGTAACTTCATGAACCTGATCTGGAACGAGCAAATCAAATTGTATGCCAAAAAATCGACTTGGATAATGTTCGCTGTGTTAGCAGTTATTGCTTTAGGCGGGGGACTTTTGACGAAATTTATGGATACTGAATCTAATTTTAAAGAATACGGGGAAAACTGGCAGGCGGAAGTGCAGGAAGAAAATGTACAGCTAGCAGCCGAAATGGAAGAAGATGAATTTCTGGAATTTTCCAATCCTATAATTATTGAAGAAAATAACTATTATTTGGAAAACAATATCAAACCCCAACCTTATGATGGCTGGGAATATGTGCTAGAAAATAGCTTCCTTTCTTCACTGATTAGCTTGTTCACCATTATTGTGGCAGCAGGCATCATTTCAAACGAATTTAAATGGGGAACAATCAAATTATTGCTGATCCGTCCGATTTCGCGGACGAAAATTCTATTTGCTAAGTATGCTTCGGTATTAATCTTCGCACTGTCGTTGCTGCTCTTCTTGCTTGTGGCCTCGTGGATTACAGGCGCATTGCTGTTCGGTCTAAATGGGTTGAATCCATCTATTGTTCAGCAACAAGCAGGTGGCTTCGCCCAAAATGGAGCATTGGGTGAAATTGTGCAGGCCTATGGATTGAGTCTGGTAACGCTTGTCATGATGGCGACTTTCGCATTCATGATTTCTGCTATTTTCAGAAGCAGCGGGATGGCAATCGGCTTGGCAATTTTCTTGATGATGGCAGGCAATGCGATTGTTGCGTTCCTGGCACAATACGAGTGGTCTAAATATATTTTGTTTGCCAATACGAACTTGGAGCAGTATATGGGGGGCGGCGAGCCGATGATCGAAGGAATGACGCTGACATTCTCGCTTGTCGTGCTATTGGTCTATTTCGCACTATTCTTAGGAGCGGCATGGACAGCATTCACAAAACGCGATATCGCAGGGCAATAA